TACACAGTCATATCCTTTTGTGGAGAGGTGTTGACAGCTAACCCTAGTAAGCACAACATAGACCATGTTTTAACGAAGTTACCCATCTAAAACGCTCTCCATATACGTTATGACTAAAGAAGGTTGCAGTCTTTgataattttgcaactttaattttatttaacttttcgcggaaaatgactcaggagggtaaacaactgttgagtttgttctcatttggtccccttttttttgtactcaatataccatcgaacttgttgtttgtgttcaccataaccctttgaccggctatcgtaggtcaaaagtcggtcaaaagagttatggtgaatacaaacaacaagttcgatggtatatttaGTATAAAAAATGGACCAAATGAAAACAAACGCAACAGTTAGTTACCCTTAAAAGTCATTTTCTCTATTTTTAACGACAAATTGAACTACATAAGTTGACATTAACCTAGGAGTGCTTTTTTGCTATTAGAAATATACTAGCGTTATACTTGATTTTTAAACACCTTTTATGcactttttttatatattttttaaggtTACAAAAATAAAGGAGACCTGTTGAGCCTTTTATGCACTTTTTTacacatttttttttttggttacaAATATAAAGGAGACCAATTTTCAACGACAAGTTGAACAATACTAGTTGACATTAACCCCGATTGCCTTTTTGCTAGTAGAAATATACTAGCGTTATACTTCATTTTTAAAAACCCTCTTGTTAAAAAAATTCCTTGAAATTCTTTTAGGGTGGAGTCATTTTTCAACTCCTTTTCATATCTAAGAGCCTCtctcttccggcccatatcattcTTTTCCAATTCCCCTCTTTCcatttcatcactaaatcatctttCAGTATGAAGACGCCCATCTTTGCAAATGATGAACCTGAAAGATAGAAAGATATATTATCATACAGATTGAAGAAATCATGTTAGGTGACAATCAAAATACGCTAATCCGAACAATCTCCGTCATATTTTCAGGAAGTACTTTTTCATTACGACATATGAAGTCGTACGTTTTCTGTAACTATTTGAAAGTTTTGTAGGTTCGAGAAGGTAGAATCGGAAAGCTAATAGTTCCAATTCTAGAAACAGGACAATTAATTGACGACAGACTAAATTTAGGAAAACTAAATTAGGAATCCACAGATAACTTTCACGACTTCAAATCaatcacaacaatgaaaactaGAATTACCATATAAATCAAGCTTAACTATCGctctattttctagtagtgcaagTTTAATTATCACCATTGAAGGATCAATTATAAGTAAAACATATATGGTCATGATCCAAATAGGATTCATCCTAAATTAAGCTTGTACTATGAAACAAGCTCTAGAGTCTAGTTCCATAGAGAAACCATAGCCACAACGCGAATGCAAGCTAAAAACTCTTGGAATTCGTTCAATTATCCTGGTTCGATTCTACCATCGTACTCTCCATTATATTATTTAAACTACTATTCGTTGACGAGAAAGATTAATCTCTAATTGTGCAATTATGTGGGAAATTCAACTAGATTTTAGGAGATTCATATCTTAATATCTAGAGATTTTTAAATTGCATCAAAATTCTATCGAGAAAGGAGACTCTTATACAGGAAGAAACACTTGATTTTCTGGAAGCGGTGGCTCGGATACAGAGCATTAATTGTCCGTCACCTACGGATTATTAGGCTAAGAGGAGTGATAACACTCTTAGCACTTTGTCATATCATGTTTTTAAGTGCCACATCATTTTCTTTTCTTATCATCTAATTCTGAGCATTTGGGAGGGAGTGGTAACActtctaacatttttttttttttcaaatttaattaaattatatttttttaatacacaaattttttattttatttggatcaatcaaataaaattttattCCAAAAAAACAATAATCACAAAATAAGATAACAAATCACaaataaagtttataaaataattattttgacaaaagatacaagttaaaacaataTATTGCAATTTATGAATCGATATTTTTAATTCCAATTGCACTATATGACAATTAATAatgatttattttttgtttttttttggtttgtttGATAATTTGCAGTTTTAAGAGTGCACATTTAGACAtatcttaaatttaacaattaaaaagATCTATTCAACAAATGCTAGATAACAATTGAATACTAAAATATAAAACAATTGGAATTAAAAGACGATtagaataaaaacaaataaaaatgaaatggGTTGGAAcatgttattttttttgttttcccgAAGAAGTCAATGTAAAAGAGTCAATTTCTTCACTTTTTATTCTTCTTCCAAGTGTCCCATACAAACAGTACCACATctagaaaaataaaattaatttaaaacatatatatattccAAGTATCCCATACAAACAGTATCACATctagaaaaataaaattaatttaaaacatatatatttcTTCACTTTTTATTCTTCTTCCAAGTGTCCCATACAAACAGTATCACATctagaaaaataaaattaatttaaaacatatatatttcTTCACTTTTTATTCTTCTTCCACGTGTCCCATACAAACAGTATCACATCTAGAAAAATAAAACTAATTTAAAACATATaatattctttcttcttttcaatcCTAACAGTAAAGCAAAAGCATAAACCCTCTTTTCGTTTCCATTCTCTCAGCCACAAACAACAAAAGAAGAAAACAGATTAAGGCGAAATCAGTCGTGAGGAGTAGATTGAGAACTAATATACCGTGGTGGTTAGTTGATGAGCGGCGTTAGGCCAGTAAAATTTCTAGGggttttagtttttattattattattataggaATGAAATCATAAGTTGAAAATTGATTATATCTTTAAAGAAATCGCCGGCTTCATCAGTAAGGTAAAGTTTTTCTTGatagatttcttttaattttcatatcttttttttttttcttctttattcggTTGTTCAATGGATCTTAAACCAGCCATACAACATTCCACCAATCAAATTGCACAAACCGTTTCTCTCTCATCTCGCTAAATGCATAACGAGTTCTGGGTAGCGAGCCCCCTAGCGAGGGTTAGGGGGCGGTGTTCCAGCAAGATTAGCGACTCTAGCGACCGTGTTTAACAGAGTTCGGACTTCCGAACAAACATAAGTGAAGTACAAAAAACAAccacaatattattattttattcaactCTGCATAAAagcaacatcaacaacatcaactCGAAAACAGCAAGTGAAAACTCTAGAATCTACAGACACATTTTAACTATAGACCCGTTGATAGAAAGAAATCTCATAGATTATACGGAGCTTGAGAAGAACCAACGACACAGGGTTGATCAGGACCTAGCAGCCTCTTGAGTCCTCTGACCAACATCCTTCATTTTCTGACCCACATATCCAGCCGTGTCCTGAGCTCTCCTTTTTGCGTAATCCAATGGATCTTGCATCGACGCGCCACCGCCAACACCGCCGCCACTCATCCTCCTAAAGTAGTTCACTATGTAGGTCAGGGAAGACAGCGCCGTGATTCCAAAAGCTCCCGACGCTAGGAATCCCGTGACCGCCAACCCGATGGTCAGCGCCGCCGGGACTAGGATCGGGCTGAAAATCACAAAAAGTGGGGTGGCGACGCCGAGACCGATAAGAGTTCCGGTGAGAGTGAGACCAGCAAGGAGGAGGCAGATTCCTCCGATGGGAAAGAGAGTGAGGACTGCTAGGACTTTTGAAGTAGATTGGCTGCCGTTTTGCTGGAATCGGCCCTTGTAGGTGTCCGTAGGGTGGTGCTGCTGATGTTGTTGGTAGCCATAATGCTGCTGTTGATGCTCCGCCATTGACGGTGATGACTTGGTGTACGATTGTACGATTAATTAGGGATGGTGATGAATTAACTAGACGAAGCAGGGAGTATGTAAAGGGGAGAGGAGTTAGACGCGTGGAATGCAGCGCGACAGATGTCAGACTCTTAGGTTTGCATGATATTGTTGTATGAAAGAAATAAGCATTACACCCTTTTGTTTCTCTTTGCAAGTCGATATGTTCACGGAAGCTAGACCgtcttaataaaatttatttagaGAAAAATGGGGTTACCACAAGCCGTTATTGCTATTGTTTTATTTCGGTCACCTTTTTTGTTCGCCGATGAATTTGTTTATGTACTTTTTTATATTGGTTTTATATGCAACTTTTGATTTCACCTGTTATAATTAACTTATGGGTGGGCATTATACATGACTTTCATTCATAAAAATCTTCAAATTATGAGGTACACAAACATTATTATATTCATATGGAGTACATTAAGTATTTTGGGGTAAGTATAGAAATTTCTTTAACTTATATGCCATTTATTTACAAAAGCATTAACGAAGTCTACGTGTGCGATATGGTTTGGCGTTTAGGCTAAACGGAGTGGTGATGACAGACAACCATATGTTGCACCACAAGGAATGAGGCCTATGCCGACGACACTTTCAACAAATATACCGACGACATGGTCATCTGTAAAAAACTGATCGGCATAGCCCCACCAGTAAAAGTGAAAAATGTCGTCGGAATAAATGTTGTCGGTACAGAGCCACCAATGCAGAGGACAAGTCGTCTTCAAAGGGCCGTCGAGAGTAATTTTCGAGGAAAATAAGttttattataaacctattccgACAACTTATCGTTGGTATAATGGTCACCTTtaccgacgacatgttgtcgggACAAGTGTAAGCAATCTAGACGACTTGTGGTCGGGAAAAGGCGGTGACAAACAACTTCTGTTCTAATAATAGAGACGATATGTCATCGGTAAAGATGAAACCGTTTTTATAGTTATAAAGCTATAacgacgacatgttgtcggtatagtcttttttaaatatttttcacggattttgtgtatatatatatatatatatatatatatatatatatatatatatatatatatatatatatatatatatatatatatacaccaaaccttttttttttaacaaatccaAACAATATATATGCAAAATAATATCAAACGCTTAATAAAAATTCAAATTCAAAATCTACTAcataacaaaataatatataaaaaaaagttaaacaaGTCATCATCAAACATTGttcaaaaataacataaaagatCAATCATAATCTTCATTGTTCTCATTCTCATTCTCGTTCTCGTTCTCCTCGAGCTCGTTGGTTGGTTCGGgggtattttgtgaaaacatATTGGGATTGAATTGGAACTGTGGCATTGGTTATGGTTGGAAGTTAGGAATGACGGACACAAATGTGTTAATACATTTGTTGCATTTCTAGCATTTGGAGTTGCATGTATTGCATTTGTTTGGTTAATACAACAACTTGGGAATTATCTAAATATTGAGATGTGGAAGCTTTGGAACGTTTGACATATTCATTTGAAAATAAATTATTGTTGATGCTTGGTTTTCTTCCAACTCCACGAATATATATGCTTCTGTCACCGAGGCCACGAGTGACATAATATTCTTCATTTAACTTTTTCACTCTCCCTGAGCTCTACTTGCATCAACATCTTCTCTCGTTGAATTTTTTTGTAACATCCCTATAAATTCAAGccgatttaaaactttttaaaacatttagaaaccaacaattatttcaaatctattttcaaataattatatatcagagtatcccaaaaacaaagtcataaaatgtgaggagctaTACGATCACGCCtctgccttcccgcgatcatctgaggtacctgaaaccaaaaatgaaaccgtaagcccgaagcttagtgagtttccacaAAATaaccatacacacaacaatatacatataatcacgaataacatactatgggtccagtcaaccatcgggttggaatatccCAAAccctcaaccatccggttggaatgtcaacatactatgggtccaatcatcatcGAGGTAGAataccccaagcccacaaccaataggttggtatgcccacatactacgagtccaatcatcctcgggatggaatactcacggtccacaaccatcgggttggaatgcccaggtctattggatTTCGCACAAaccagataagcctcaaccaccaatcaaacatgtgcacatataatagataaCCACATAATAGTCTATAGACAAAcaaaccgatctaatagatcataatcgcatataacatcctatctactaggatactgatctaacagatcataaacaacatataacatcctatctaccaggatactgatctaacatatcatacaatactcgagcatataacatattaggataacaatccaaaaataATCCAGGGGAGGGGGCGTAGCTACAACAACAAAGCAAAGTCGGGAGCCACAATGGCATTCGACATGAACACCCACACGGGTTCGGTCTTCTCAAACTTCCTCGCATACCACCCCACGGCAAGAAGCCATGATGGACGACGGCGAAAGCCCAAAAGTCGACCTACCTCGGGTGAGGAAGTATTGTCCTGTAGAGGACCAGAAGCCCACCTTTACTACGaaactaaaaaacaaaaaacacgaAACCACCGGGCTACGGAGCAAATATTGCCAAAAAATGGATAGACATGAAAGCCAAGTGAGCTCCCAGAAAAGAAGTCAACTTAGAACAAATCAACAAAAGACCCAAAAAACAATACACAGGGAGACATGAAGGTTGtgaaaaagcataaacaaaagaaCCAGGCACAAGGCACCAGGAGACAAGAGGATCTGAAGGTCACTCCTGGGAAGCCAGTCCACCCAGAAATATCAAGATCCTGCATGTGCAAGGATACAACCATACCTTAGGAAAAAACGCTCGAGCGATACCAAGGCTACAAGAGCATAGACGTTGCAGGTCCACTACCTGGCGGAAACGTAACACACAACTAGGAAAAGACTGGGAAAACAATGTCACCGCTCTAGGTAACGATTAGATTGTCGCGAACACCGAACTCCGACACAAACACCAACAAAGCAAAGCAATACGCGAGTGTGAGCAGGTCCACCAAGGAACGTGCAAGAAGAATTATAATAACAAATCAAGGGGGAGTACGGACCCTAAGATCCCAAAATGGGGGTGTATCCCCAGAATTTTGACATGCACACGAATCATACCACCCTCGCTAGAGCAAATGGAGAGACCTAAATAAAGTAGATCCGAAGCAGGGGCAATGTGATCAAACTCCGAATGGATAATCATACCCCAGAAAAACAACACAAGGGCCAAGAGTTGGCTCACATAACAGTCACTTcccttattaaaaaaaaacatagatcTTCCTAGAAAGAAAAACATCATTGACGAGGCTACGAAAGTTTTAtttgcactatatatatatatatatatatatatatatatatatatatagttaggttcatgtaTAAACGCtatatattgtgtgaatgtatgaccaTTTCTAGACCAGTCATTTTGGTATTtcctaaattaatatattatttaaagaTTATAAAccaataatttatttttaatttaaaaaataaccaAATATAAAGCTTATAATTATTGAAGAACCCTAATCAGCCGTTTCTTCTTTATGTTATCTTCATCTTCCTTACTACTGGAACTAAGTATAACCATACATTATGTATCTCTTGTTCGGTTTTTCTATCAAAAATCAAACAGCCAAACTTGTTGGTCGTTGACTCTCATTCACACTTCCGGACTTATGCCCAAATTTAAATTACTGTACATATATTTGATGGTTCGGTCGTCTGAAATCTtctaatttatttgtttttcataggTTCTTATTTGTATGTGTGGAGTTTATGTTGACAATGACCACCTGGTTCATCTTTACACCAGAAACCATCAACACCAATCCATCAATACACCTTATATTTTGTACGTCATTTTTTGCACATTGTTATGCATGTCGTTGAACTGGAGACAAGAATTAAAAAGAACATAGTTGGTGCCTTGATGGGCTTGATTCTCTACACCCGGTTTCGACTATAAAATGAATAAGAATCAAGGTTTTTGAATGTATTCTTTCAAAATGGACATTCTTTCATAATTCCTATTATATTAGAATGCTTCTTACTCTTAAAAAATATCTCATATACCTTTCAAGAATGTTTCTCATTCTTTCAAAAATGTCTTTTGTTCTTTCAAATAGTATTAATAGCAtcgttttctttttaatttttataaaatgtacTTGTATCGGATTTTGAGAAGGAATGCAGTAGatttttattctttaagaatgcttATTCTTGTAAATGATTTCTggaataattaattattctttaagaattttgTTTGCTATATGTAGTAGTATAATCTAAAAGAATGAAGGTAACAACtattctaaaaaaatattatCTAAGGAATCACATAAGAGAATCATAACCAATTTCCCTCAATGCGAAACCAAAAATCATGTCTGCCTCACAAACCAACATCAACCTTTGGACAAACCTAAACCTAAGGTGGCAAACATGGACCGCAAGGGACGACAAGAAAACACGATAAACTAAGTAAAGTTATAACATCCAAAAGTAGGGAAGTTAAAAGTGTCTGTTGGACAGCTCCCGAACATAGAAACGCCACGCTGGGCCCAATACAAATTCAAATATTACCTAATCACATTGTCTCACAAACACCAGAAAGATCCAAACAATGTCTCAAACAACAAACAATTTAGGGGAGGATAAAAATCACATATCGGGAGGAGTGGAAGAAGGTCGAGCCCAAGAACTGATGACCTCAAGATGTTTCCCTTCAGCGTCTGGATCGTTGCACAACAGACAAAGACCCTCCATGTCCAGCTCACCAACGTGGAGGTAGGAGGCAAAATCAGTCTCCAGGAAAGACTTCACCTCTGCATATATTACATGAGTATGCTCCAGAAGGGTATTCAACTCACCAGGCATGAATTTCCCGGTGGCAATCTGCTCCTTAATCACCTGCTTACCACCCTCAACCCCGACAACCATGCAAGCTGCCTTTATACGCCTCACACCAGGGAAAAGTCGGCGCTCTCAACCACCTTACCTACCACCCATACAACAACCTTATGGAGCATCCACTTCAAATCATCCTCCAGAACCTTTCTCCTTATTTCCTTCCCCTCCAATAGCCTACTAACATCCTCCACTTGACCCTCCAACACCCCCTTCTCCTCCACAAAGACCTCGATGCGCTGAGAGAAATGTTCCATCGACCTGTCCAAAGTTGCTAGCCTATCCTCCAAAGATGTTTTTCCTCAGCCAAGAGATCGTAACGCTCCTCAAACCTACGCTTCTCTTCCTCCAAAACCTATAACTTCGTCTTTAGCTCATCTCGCTCGGCCCTTACAGAGGCAAGCTCTCTAGAGTTTAAACTAACCTGGCGAATGCGTTGTGCAGTAGCAACCATGTAGGGGGCAACCTGAGCGGTTGTGTACTACAAGCTGTTAGACATATGGGGATTGTAGAGGAGTTCTAGATCTTTAATCGTAGCGGGAGGAAAGGCATGATGACTACATTCGTACGCAGCAGAATGCTTCGTCAAGAGAGAATCTCATTTAAGCCCCCACTCCAACACATAGATGGCAGAAATCTCCAGAAGAGGAAAGAAGGAACCTGCAACAACTCCGTCTCTCGTCGAGACTGAAGTTAGCTCGGGAGGAACTTGGGACATATCATCTGAATCTAGCCCaaagacccccccccccccaggggTCGCAACATCCTTGGGCTCCTTCTTGGGTTCATGAGGTTGTTTTGACGCCTCTTTACTCATTCCCCCCGACAGTTTCGATGGGTCATCATCAGGAACGTTCACAACAACGTCGAACTCCGCCAAAAGGTAGTCCACATTTCACTTTTTATGTAGGTGCTAGATAGAAGAATTAACATCGGCACCCTCTGTAAGTGAGAAGTCCAACCAAGCCAACCGCCGCTTAGAAGTCGAGCGCCTATCCCTCGTCACCAACTCAGTCAGTGGCTCCTCCTCGTGATCGGAGGGAAAACGATCGTTACGGGAGGCTCCCCCAATAGGCACGTCGACCAACACTCGATCGGTAGAGGGGATGGATCCAAGAGGAGAAGCAACGCGAGAGCCTGCAAGAGCTAGGTCACGGTCGACATTGACCGCTGGAGGAAGCGTATCTACCAAGGGCACCTCCCAGTATTGACAGGTACCCTGAAATCGTCCCTTCAACACCATCTCAAAGGGGATAATCCTCTCACAACCTGCAAAAAAAAACCAAGCCAACACAGTTAGGGACATAAGCAAAATTACTAGTCGCACAATGCACAGATAAGCATGGGAAGACGGGAATCAAAAAACGGGGAAAAAGAGAGGTACTTACCGTCCTTCTCAACGTAGTTATGAGGCATCCTCCCTATTCCCTCCAAGAAGCACTCATACTGACGACGGCCAGGGCGCAGTCCTCCCCGTTGAAAGGTATGGTTCTCAACGCCCCAACCACTGTTTCGTTGGCCCCCAAGAGAGCAGGATCCCAGTCTGTGAAGTTGGTACGACGAGGATAACCATAGCCAACCTAATCACGGTTCACCCACAACCACCTGTACTACTAATTTTTCTTGAGGGCCTTCTGATTAATGATGAATGCGTGGATTCCCTGCTGCTGAGAGAACATATGCACCCCAGACTTAGCGTCGAGTCAAAGAAGTACTTGAAAGCCCATAACTGAGGAAGCACACCTAAAGCCCTACATGCCATTTTGAAGCCAACGATCTTTTTGACAGCGTCAGGAGTCAGATAGTCGACAGAAAAACCGTATTGACGCATAGTATCATCGAAAAAATCGGACATGGGAAGCCGGAGCCCTGCCTCAAAGATTGGTATGGGGACTCCGACCTTCCCCTCCGACGGAAGGGAAATGATAGCCCCCTTCTGAGGGTATTCCACCCTGTTCTCGGGAAGAAAATCGAACCGTTCTTGAAGATTAGAAAACTCACTCAGAGAAGGCACGATTCCAATGTTTTGGGCAGCCATTGTTCGTCGATAAGAAAAGACGAGAATGGAGAAGGAAATGAAAATAGTAGAAAGAAGGAAGGAGTAGCAGAAGCAAGAGAAAGTGAAGAAAAGGAAACCAACATAAATGAAGGGAGTTTTAAATGCAGTCGGGAATCCCATGCGGTTATAATGATGAAACCGTCTGCGTAGACGCCTCCATCACGTCGGTAGTCACCAAGAGCCATCTCCACCAAACTTGTGTCCAGATCTAAGCTACAACAACACAACTACCTTAAGAAAACGTTTACGTCTACTAGACTAGGAGACTTGATAACGTATCCCACTAGGAATACGCCAAATATTACAGAGCTGTCATCTCTTAGACGACTTAGTCAAAGGTCGGCGCATACCTAGCGCCGATCACAGGTCTTCGCCCTCGCAGCCTCACGTTTATTCCTTGGCCCCTAAGCACCAAAGCTAACTCCAAGACAAAACAGTACCAGGCGTCTCCTAGAGTGACAGATGTAATGCTCAATGCGTTGGCCTCTGAGAATTGTGCACCAATAATAGTTAACCACTAGTGGAGCACAATCCGCCAATAGGACGTCTCCGTGTCCTGTCGGCTCAAAAGGGACAAAAATGTATTGTCGGGATCTTGTTCCCACCATAGCATGTATAAATAGATCTCTTCTCCTCCAAGAGAAGGGATCTTTTTCCAATAGAACTCAGATTCTCTCATTTGGTTACTGACTAGACCGTCGGATTtatttaaaccctaatttggtaaAGTCATATTATGAAGATTTAGAGCTTTAGAAGAGTTAATTAAGCGTAGTAACCAAATTATCATATCAAGAgttgattatatgttttattATGATTATGGGGGTATTTAGAATTGCTTTTTCGCATAAAAAGTCATTTTCAATAAATGGACTTTTTGACTTATAACTTTTTCTAAAATGATGTTTTAAAATATGTTTGGATTAACTTTTGAGGAAGGAAAGACCAAAAGTCGCAAATTTATGACTTTTAAAACCATTTCTTTTTCTTCTTGCCAAAACAtcgttttaaaatgattttaagtttgtttttttgaaaaaaccaaaaatccaaaaagtaaTTTTAAAAAGAATCCTAAACACCTTGTATATAGGTACTCGATAACCCTTTTACAGAATATAAGAATTCATTTGGGGATCTACTATCAAGTATGTGAGTACTCTACCTTATGAACTCTTGTCCCTAATATAATGGTATATTTTGATATCTTCTTTTGTGCGATACGTATATATTGTCTGGATACTACATCTATTTTATGCTGAAATATCCTTCCTTTTAAATGAT
The genomic region above belongs to Lactuca sativa cultivar Salinas chromosome 4, Lsat_Salinas_v11, whole genome shotgun sequence and contains:
- the LOC111907021 gene encoding oleosin H2 — its product is MAEHQQQHYGYQQHQQHHPTDTYKGRFQQNGSQSTSKVLAVLTLFPIGGICLLLAGLTLTGTLIGLGVATPLFVIFSPILVPAALTIGLAVTGFLASGAFGITALSSLTYIVNYFRRMSGGGVGGGASMQDPLDYAKRRAQDTAGYVGQKMKDVGQRTQEAARS